The following are encoded together in the Daphnia magna isolate NIES linkage group LG8, ASM2063170v1.1, whole genome shotgun sequence genome:
- the LOC116929029 gene encoding uncharacterized protein LOC116929029, whose translation MKVFAFVLLVLGVAMVSAAPQDINSAILAVINSAVPNVQPGSFARPPPGGVSSFATAQQNTNPSGQTFFAAQTGVSQGRPVRK comes from the exons ATGAAG GTCTTTGCGTTCGTCCTCCTAGTGCTCGGTGTTGCCATGGTCTCTGCTGCTCCGCAAGACA TTAACTCTGCTATTCTGGCTGTCATCAACTCGGCTGTGCCTAACGTTCAGCCTGGTAGCTTCGCTAGGCCGCCTCCAGGCGGAGTGTCTTCTTTTGCTACTGCCCAACAAAACACAAATCCATCCGGCCAGACTTTTTTCGCCGCTCAGACGGGCGTATCTCAAGGAAGACCCGTTCGTAAATGA
- the LOC116929021 gene encoding uncharacterized protein LOC116929021, producing MKICAILIVTAMASYMTQAVPLPHQQGNDPFNSITRTFNEMATNTFSSAAAQQAPHHQGMWPAGGRPVSASASAGRGHEFSSGHNSGSMWQHASASASGPVAASASASVHSSSTRSHQQKSRQGRPANRTGRPSRNRNSSRNENHI from the exons ATGAAG ATCTGCGCCATTTTGATTGTTACTGCCATGGCGTCGTACATGACCCAAGCTGTCCCTTTGCCTCATCAACAAG GGAACGATCCGTTTAACAGTATCACCAGGACATTTAACGAAATGGCGACCAATACTTTTTCTTCGGCAGCCGCTCAGCAAGCCCCACATCACCAAGGGATGTGGCCAGCAGGAGGACGTCCTGTTAGCGCTTCGGCTTCAGCTGGACGTGGCCATGAATTTTCTTCTGGCCATAATTCGGGAAGCATGTGGCAACATGCCTCAGCTTCGGCTTCAGGGCCAGTCGCTGCTTCAGCTTCTGCATCGGTTCATTCGTCATCAACTAGAAGTCATCAGCAAAAATCCAGGCAAGGTCGGCCAGCCAACCGAACAGGAAGACCATCTAGAAATCGAAATAGCAGCAGAAATGAAAACCATATTTGA
- the LOC116929017 gene encoding putative glycine-rich cell wall structural protein 1 isoform X2, translating into MYKRFLFCLQVTLTLALLLAVALARPQFGGFQQPGFGFQQPGFGGFPIGSGSGAGAGTGNAGPGGVSASGVGISSAQNGGVGTGTGTGTAFLNAFTGQAGATGTGSGSSVGK; encoded by the exons ATGTACAAG cgttttctattttgtttgcAGGTTACTTTGACTCTTGCTCTTCTTTTGGCTGTTGCCTTGGCCAGGCCACAGTTTGGTGGGTTCCAGCAACCAGGTTTTGGATTCCAACAGCCAGGTTTTGGTGGATTCCCTATCG GTAGTGGAAGTGGTGCTGGAGCTGGAACTGGTAATGCTGGGCCAGGAGGAGTTTCTGCATCAGGA GTTGGCATTTCGAGCGCACAGAACGGCGGAGTCGGTACTGGTACCGGTACTGGAACAGCTTTCCTCAACGCTTTCACAGGTCAGGCAGGAGCAACTGGCACAGGAAGTGGAAGCAGTGTCGGTAAATAA
- the LOC116929027 gene encoding glycine-rich protein 23, whose translation MTKSAAILILSLLLAMCSAKPAPQFGGFGGFFGGSGTGAGAGTGNAGPGGVSASGIAISSAQNGGFGTASGSGTAFSSPFGIAGATGTGSGFSFGK comes from the exons ATGACTAAG AGTGCcgccattttgattttgtccCTGTTGCTTGCAATGTGTTCTGCTAAACCAGCTCCTCAATTCGGTGGATTCGGTGGATTTTTCG GGGGTAGTGGTACTGGTGCTGGAGCTGGAACAGGCAATGCAGGACCTGGCGGAGTTTCTGCATCTGGAATTGCCATTTCCAGCGCTCAGAACGGTGGATTTGGCACTGCCAGTGGGAGTGGAACTGCTTTCTCCAGTCCTTTTGGCATAGCTGGAGCTACTGGAACAGGCAGTGGATTTAGCTTTGGAAAATGA
- the LOC116929023 gene encoding uncharacterized protein LOC116929023, with product MSVIQQVICLCFLLSLSCFWSVMCRPQLRPSEFKSRTAEAKTEVGANSQPFATLASRSLKGDGSLSVEEAGISILFKLQIFPFRKPNNELAVDARNGDLPRDNGVWGTGIEFGLPNGAGFGYGQDASFNTFSFSSVSYIFKG from the exons ATGAGTGTGATTCAGCAA GTCATTTGCCTTTGCTTTTTACTATCTTTGTCCTGCTTTTGGTCGGTAATGTGTCGACCTCAACTTCGTCCCT CTGAATTTAAAAGTCGAACCGCTGAAGCCAAGACTGAAGTTGGTGCCAATAGTCAACCTTTTGCTACACTTGCATCGCGGTCGTTGAAGGGCGATGGTAGTTTATCAGTTGAAGAGGCAGGCATTTCCATCCTCTTCAAATTGCAAATCTTCCCCTTCCGGAAGCCCAACAATGAGCTCGCAGTGGATGCTCGGAACGGAGACCTACCAAGAGACAATGGCGTCTGGGGAACTGGCATTGAATTTGGGCTTCCTAATGGCGCTGGCTTTGGCTACGGTCAAGACGCTTCATTCAACACGTTTTCATTCAGCTCAGTTTCGTACATTTTCAAAGGATGA
- the LOC116929020 gene encoding translation machinery-associated protein 16 codes for MPKVKTKFGQENKLIHPNSRKADQISREWHRDVRVKHNKKAMAQKMTALGEKIAWFRDQLDPDVTVYTIEQTADLVERYLGRFDEELEQIRLKNQIGQRSSRQHASREDAIELSQKLEKDEYEGCGLEIPDLSNPKNLEYLRSWTGVLRFIPNITLKRFRKPQDKGVNATSDTPSTAEEEVERSDDKTMEVA; via the exons ATG cCAAAGGTCAAGACAAAGTTTGGGCAAGAGAATAAATTGATTCATCCCAATAGTCGGAAAGCTGATCAAATATCACGAGAATGGCATCGTGATGTACGTGTCAAACACAATAAGAAGGCAATGGCTCAGAAGATGACGGCCTTAGGAGAGAAAATTGCGTGGTTTCGTGATCAGCTCGACCCTGATGTGACTGTGTACACGATAGAACAAACAGCAGACCTGGTTGAACGGTACCTGGGCCGATTTGATGAAGAACTTGAACAAATTAGGTTGAAAAACCAGATTGGCCAGAGAAGTTCAAGACAGCACGCTAGCAGAGAGGATGCTATTGAACTTTCtcaaaaattggaaaaagaTGAGTACGAAGGTTGCGGACTGG AAATCCCTGATCTTTCCAACCCAAAAAATTTGGAATATTTACGGTCTTGGACTGGCGTTCTACGCTTCATTCCAAACATTACACTCAAAAGGTTCAGGAAACCACAGGATAAGGGTGTTAATGCCACATCTGACACTCCTTCTACAGCTGAAGAGGAAGTGGAAAGAAGTGATGATAAAACTATGGAAGTTGCTTGA
- the LOC116929024 gene encoding putative per-hexamer repeat protein 5 codes for MNKLIAFTLCAVLAVAAGRPQVFQAAGTGSGFGTGAAPLFGGNGAAPLLGGAGVPFGQPGGQLGFPSFDLGTGSGAGAGTGNAGPGGVSASGVGISSASNGGAATGTGTGTAALDLLSGQAAATGTGTGSSVGK; via the exons atgaacaag TTGATCGCATTCACGCTGTGTGCCGTCCTCGCAGTGGCCGCTGGCCGTCCTCAGGTGTTCCAAG CCGCTGGAACTGGTTCGGGATTTGGAACTGGCGCCGCTCCTCTATTTGGCGGAAATGGAGCTGCTCCGCTTCTAGGTGGGGCTGGAGTTCCTTTTGGTCAACCTGGTGGACAACTCGGCTTCCCGTCTTTCGATC TTGGAACTGGTTCCGGAGCTGGAGCTGGAACTGGTAACGCCGGTCCTGGTGGAGTGTCTGCATCAGGG GTTGGCATTTCGAGCGCAAGCAATGGCGGAGCTGCAACTGGAACTGGAACAGGCACCGCCGCTTTGGATCTTCTAAGCGGACAAGCTGCAGCAACTGGTACCGGTACCGGAAGCAGCGTTGGAAAATAA